The sequence TTTAGAATTGCAATTGCTCACTTGTGGAAATGGCAATAAATTATTCCTGCACTTGAGTGCGGAGTTAAAAGTCTAacttcagttctgcttttgtaACGTGAGTTATATTTTACCGTGGAATAGCAGAAAAGCACGCGTATGGTTTAACAAACTGTCTTAGAGACTGCTTAAACTTAATCTAGAAAACCTGAAAAAGTGGTTTATAGTTCCTGCCTGGTTTATTTGACACACGCACTCCTCCTCACCTGTAGCAGATAGCTCAAAAGCCAAGCAGGTTagcaattagaaataaaaaaaatacctatAGTATGagaatgttatttctgtttttttttctgacctggAAGCAACATTCACGCTCATTATTCTATGTTTAGGTTTATGTGGCTTGAAATGCTAGGTTGTTCTTCTCTTCTcagctttaattatttttgtgggTTTAGTAAGTAAATCTTAACCCCGAATGTAGGTTAAATTGTTCTGTTTGCCATCTTTTTTCATTGCCATGTTTTGAAGGTACCTTTTTTTTAAGTAGGCTGTTAGATATTCCTGTAGTCCCTGCACTGTGCAAAGGTTATCTTCTTGAAAGAGCTCTACTCTGAATGTTCTCCTTTAATGCTATTTCAAAACTGGAACTTGTTGATTTCAGAAGATAACTTCATTTAGGACTCCTGTCACTGAGAGAAGAGCCATTCCCtccacttcctttcagtgaaacttgcgttgtttttttttttaccagaaactacgttattttttttctttacagtgtgATCCAAATCTCCAAGTCTTCAACGTGTTCATCGACAACCTCGACCTGCGTCTTCCTCGAATAGCACTGTTTTCCACGAGAACCATCAAGGCTGGAGAAGAGCTCACCTTCGACTACCAGATGAAAGGTCTGCAGATTTCAAACCTGTTCTCGGGGGAGGTACGGGGCACTGGCTAACTTTGTTGCAGGCTGACTGATACCGGCATTTTAGGTGCTCAGAGCAGGGGCTTGTGGCTGGAACCTCTGACAAGGCAGCTTATTTCAAAGATTTGTTGCAGGGGTGCTCAATATAATGGTCAGGGTAAAGAAATGTGTTTGGatacctttaaaaaattattttctttattcaaaGTGGCATTTCAGGTACTTTTTGAGGAAACTCCTTGCAAGCACCTGCTAGTGGCAGCCAAGAAGCCAGTTATAACAGCTGAGTGTGGTCTGAGGTGTGTCACTGTGTTGTGGTGCCTGCAGACATCAGCTGTGGATGTAGGTCCTGTGCTGCAGATGTTTAGGAAGAAGGAAAGTCCAAAAATTGAGTGTTCTTTGCTGGGCTGGATGCAGGGATTGTTACTGACTTAAGGAAACACAGTTCTTGGTAAAATATTACTAGCTCTTTGataattgatttttccatttGGGAATTCTTCGCCGCTCTCTTCCCCCCGGTACATTCTAAAACTTTTTAGTCTGTCTGGCGTTCGTGTTCTGTGTGTTAAGCTTTGTTTGCCTGCAAACCACTAAGCCACAACAGAAGTGTTGTTAGCCCAGCTATTTACATCCCAAAGAAGTGTATTTATGCTCCAGAGCTGCGCCTCATTCTTGCAGAAGCTCTCTTTCAGAACTGACAAATTTATCTTACttaaataaatctctttttaaaactcCATTTTTTGTGGCGTGTGTGACAGTCCCcgtttgttttgttgtggtttttttttttggtgtgtctGACACTCACATTGAAGGCCCGTTGCAGTCTCAGCTGACTGGGATGAACAGCTCGGGTTTGTTGAGCCTTGGATTCTGCTGCTACGTACGCTGTGTTGTGTAGTTGTAGTGGGGGTGTCAGGAGAACGCAGCATAGCTTCACGCACGATTCTTTCAAGACCTGGGGTGGTAGGAGACTTTTTGAAGCCATTTGCCTGCCTTGCATACCTAGCGTGGTTTCggtctttcttttaaaattttctgacTTGTGTTTGTCTGTGCCGCAGGTTCGATAGATCTGACTTCAGACTCTGCAGACGGTCTCAGCCCCTCCAGAAAGAGGATCAGAACAGTGTGTAAATGTGGAGCTGTGTGTTGCAGAGGTTATCTCAACTGAGTTTGGGTATCCAACGTCACAAATACTTTGTTCTCTTCTAAAAGTGTTTTAAGAAGACTCTTCTTTCACACATATATTATTCTTACAGCTAATGTAAACGAATACAATGAAAAGAAGGTGTTCTGTTTGTAGCTGAAATGGCATTGGCCAAAGAAAGCGATCTAGTGTTTCAGGCTGAAACTGATATCAGAGGTTAAAGTTTGATTTCTATAGCACTGTTCTGTAGGAGGGAGAAAGGTGTATGGTAAGAAAACTCTTTAAAATGTACCTTGATTTGGATATTGAGTGTGAGCTTACAAAGTGTAGGCATTTTAGGagctgatttcagtgggatGAAGTCGTGTTGCATATCTTCTGTACCTTGAAAAGTCTGGAGACACCCAATTCGAGTCCTGAATCATAGCGGacagtttctttgctttttttccgTTGGTGGTGTTGAACAAAAGAAAGGCTTGGAGAGATTCGCAATAACATTTCTTGCCCCACGGGGAAGGAGGGCCGTCGGAGCGTGGCTAGATGAGCGTTCACAGGAGCGCAGACTGCAAAACGTCCGCTGAACTCCACGCAAGTCATCGGTATTAGCAGAGTCCAGATGTAAGGTCAGGTCTCGAACAGTTTTAGCTGATGTCACGTTACTTAGAAGTTTTACAGATAGAACTTTTCCACTTGTTAGGTTCTGACTTTCAGTTAAGATTCTAGGGGGGATCTGCAGTTCTGCACAGAATTTGTAAATACTGCACTGTTACCAGTAACGTACGCTGTTCTGTtcctgctgcagagagctggcagTCATTGCTGAAACAAATTACTGGCTACGGTTTGGAAATAGATAATGAAGAGGGAAAGCAGCCCATTGTCTAGCAAAGCTGATGCATTCTGGAGATGGTTACCTGTTAGGTGCAGCAATAGCCTGGGAATTGATTCGTGTTAGCAGTTGGTTCTGATTAAGTTTTTACATACTGTGACTTTTTTTACCTAGTGACAGATTTTTAAGAGACTAGgcctattttttcttgtttcaaaaaTGTTAACTTCAGTGAAGTTAGACTAGGGATGAGCTACCCATTTGCTGTAGATGTTTGTAAGATGTTCTTGAATGTAAAGGCTGGGAAACACACAGTTCTTCAGCTgcttgaatcttttttttttttttttgattatctTCAAGTTGACTTGATCTGTTCATAATGTATGCTAACTTTTGCTTGGCTTCAAAACACTGAAGAGCAGTTGAGTTAGGTTATGAGTGAAGTTCCAGCCAAGGTCCCGGGATGATCAAAGGGCTTTATTCTCACGGATAAAACGCTTGTAAAGCTTGCATATTGCTTACAAACGGCGTAAATGTCGGTAGGGTCAGGCAGAATTATGTTGCTCCATAACTGGATGCGAGCTATGTATCATAGGTCAGCTAGTTACCTTTATAAGGTGCACTGCTGTTGGCTCAGGTGAATGAAGTCAAGTACCCAGCATATATCAGTTTACCTAATTAGTTAGAAAATGCCTTAAACTTCACGTTAATTCCTAGCACTCCAAGAAGAGTGTTTCAAAGGATAATACAGGTTGGTTGTTGATGAAGAAGCACAGTTGCATTGGCACTGAACATCCGGCTCTTTGGCGGAAAGTGACATTTTTATACGCTACGACAGCAAAATCAGTTTGACGGTTGGGGTGAAGAGCATAGGCCACCGAAAGTGCTCCGTTTTGTAGTCTACAATACAGAGATCCGCGTTGCAATCAATGTTTTATATTGTTTAATGGAGAAAGTTTGCTTAGATTTCAGAGTACCTGACATTTACCAGGCTCACCTGTATTCACACACCTGAATAAACACTGAATCCAgccaatttttaaaatgccatttctctcacatttttttcatttcggTGGAATGTGGAGCTTTAGTGTTACCGAACTCTAGATGATCCTTGATCGTCTGGAGTTGTGCTTTCCCTTGCATGTAGCCCAGGTCAGCAGTGCGTTCCGCGTGGATGGAATctgccacctccagctgctCAACCTGCTGCCATCCGCAGCCTTTCCTGTCGGTGCAGGAGCGGCGGCGGCAAGAAGTAGATTCCTTACCAAATCAGTTCCTCTGGCCTCTCCTGTGCAAGGTGACAGGACGGTCCGACACCCTTTTTGGCTGTGTTTATGCCCAGTTCGATTTAAAGAATCACaagtaaatgcattttgaaagctAAAGTCTTACTAGTTGTACTTGAGTTCAGTGTCTGCCTTTTTCCCAAGGCAGTGTGTGTTATCACCAGCATTTGAAATAACACTGTTGTTCTCCAAGGATGTGTATGTTACCTCTTGTGCGACAAATAAAGGACCTTTAACTTATATCCTGGGAGGTAACAgtagtttgtatttatttgaagTTATTAGTCCCTGGATCCTGTTCCTAGTTTAGAAGTTCAAACAgtgtttatatttacatattcagTGCATTTGGGATTGCAGTTGGTGAATTAGCGTAATGTTACACTGCGTCACTTTTAAAACTTGCCGTTCTTACGAGTTCAGGGGGAAAATTGCCAAATGAGAGGAGAAGAAACTTACTTTCAATTTCTTAAGGAGCCTAAACCAGCCTAGCCtctgcctttgttttgctttgtggcCTGGTAGCACCGTCAAGGCCACTAGGTCAGTTGCGTACATGCACTTAAAGAGTCCGGTAACCTGTGCTCTATCCtctagctttttgtttttttttttgttttggaggtAGCAGAACTAATGCTGCAAGATCATCTGTAAGAAAGCTATTGTCTATTTATTTAATCTCAAAGTTAAGTCAATCCTTTGGTTATTTCTAATGTATGTTTTAGGACTGTGTACGTTAGAATATGCAGTTTGTAAGCTcaggaacattttcttttcataatgtGTGATCTCTAGTATTGCTCTCTTCCTATAgtttttgataaaaataaattaaatttagttTTTCTCTCGTTGTTGtcattcttgaaagaaaaaaaacaaaagttaccCTCTCAGAATTAGCTGGAACAGAACAGTTTGCTTTAAAGCTGCCCCCTCTTAATTCCCAGCTTTTAGCAGTGAAAGGACTGTAGCTGAGCACTCCGGAGGAAGTcatgtgtttccttttcagtttaTGGCTGAGGGGAGCTGGTCTAAATTTGCAATATTGACTTGCCTAAAGCAGATGGGGTTCCTGTGTACTTAAGCACCCTGGAAATGTATTCTACTGTTAAGGGAACAAGCCAACAGACAAGAGTCTGCTCTGTATGACTATATTCACAGAGGTAGGTAGGTACAACAGCAGTTTGGTTCCCTTTAACCTtgctaaaaagcaaaataaaaatctgtgcttGGAATATGCGTTAACAAATCCCAGGAGCAGTGGAAAAACACACGGATTTGAATAACCTTCAAGTCATACACAGATGATAGcaaatttttgtgttttttttctctgccactGTTCCCAGTAGCAGAATGCTGGCTGGTTTAACGTTCATTGTTCactaaaaacagcagaaaatttgATGTACACAAAAGGGAGAGCTGTCATAATGGAAGTCTTCTTAATTCTTTGGGCTTAAGAGCTCATAGAACACTCAGATAACTTCTGTTGTTTAGGCATTTCTTCCTAGACATTGAAATTTAAGAACCTGAAGCCGCATTTCCGTTGTAAAAGCTAAGAATTTTGGCAAGAAGTTAGTTACGATAGCAAACATGCATGGAGAATTtgtcttgctttaaaaaaagagatCTGAACATGACTGAGTTCAGTAATGTCAATGAGATGGTGGAGAGGAGGTAAAATTTGGTAATAAAAGAGCCTCGAGTAGCAGAGGTAACAGGttggcttctgctgctgtgacGTAGCTTCCAAAGCAAGCTCCTGCAGGTGGCTTTGGAACCAAACGCGGGGCGTTTTATTTTTAGGTAGCTCTGAAAAACGGAGAATGAACCAAAGCAGAGGAACTGACGACAAGTGGGTTGTAGTGAGTTAGATTTAAACCATAGGCAGTGGTGTTTAGTACCCGCTCGCTTTAAAGAGAGAGCGGTTTGATTTAAAGAAGtgaccaaacaaaaataaaaggcagccAAAACTTTGCTCGGTCAGTCTCTGCTCAGTTCTGCAGTCCTTTAAAATGACTGCCGTGCGAACTCGGGATTTCCTAAAGCCGTAGTGCAGCCCTTCACATTATTTGCGTGGCCGTCCCCAGAAGATGCCACattctcccccccaccccagttAAAAATGTAGTATTGTATTAAAACCTGAGATCACGTGCATAAAAGGCAAACTCTTAGAGCTCATGATAAAAGTAAACACTAAATTTCATTTAGTGTCCCATCCTTAAATTGGTCTGTTCTATCTATCTACCTACTTACAGCCCTGCAAAATGAACTTTAGGAGGTAGAAGGCTTTTACAGTCCCCTCTGGAAGTACTTTCTTAAAATACTTCGTGGAAGGAACAACAGAAGTTACAGGGGCTGCAGAATGATATTTATGATGGTAATACTGAAAAATTGTATAAATTAGCTTACGTGCAAGTAGTAATTGGcactaaagagaaaaataattagggGCTTAAAGAAGAATGTCCCTATTCTCATGACATAATCCGTTCTACCTGTCTTCAGGAGAGTTTTCTCACTATGCTTTCACCTGCTGCTAGCTTCTTATACAGGCAGTACAGCTTGTCTGGCTGAGGTAACTCGGCATCAGGGGTCAAGGGAATTTCAAAGTCCGAGGAGCTCTGGGAGTCCCTCTTCAGTTCCAGATCGGGAGCCCTAGAAGTGTCACGCGTttccaccagcacctcctgaaCATGAGCAGTGCcagcttctgcttctctctccgAGTCTTTGCTTTTCAAGTCACAGATGACATCAGAGGCACACGAGCTGTTCTGACCCGGtgccttccagctgctgttgtcaGCTTGACTCTCCTTGGCAGCCTCATGTGGCACAGGAACCGTCCTGCCCCCGGCTCTGCTGAAGCAGCTGAAGTCAGCGGCGTTCCTCTCCTGGGAGGTGATGAGCACCGTGTCCATCTGGCtgtcccagccctggctgccctgcTCCGATATGTGCGTCGACTGAGAGGAGTTCTGGGAGGAGATGTGGGTGGAGTCGCTCACCCCATCCGAATCGCTGAAGAGTGACTGGGACCCACCAGCACCTGCTGAGGACAGGAAGTTGTCCTCGTTTTCAGAGCTTTCATCCAGCCTGTCACACTTAAAAAACGCATCCCAGCACGGGACGTCAGCTTTAGGCTCCTGCTGGTCGCCAGGTACGCCATTGGAATTTGCCGTAGAAGTGGCATCTGACTCCTGGGGAAGAACTTGAGCTGTACTTTTTTCAGAATCTTCTTTGTCATCTTCTTCATCGTCGTCGTCGTCATCATCATTTGACTCCTCGCAGTCCATGAAGTCCACCTGGACGGAGGTATAAGTTAGGGGTGCTTTGTAGCTGTCCGTGCTCTCGTTCGTGTttccttcagcattttcaggCTGCGTTGTTTTGGAGGGCCtgctctcttctctctgctgcttgGAAATCTTAGGCCTTGCAGAGCTGAGTTCTGTATCAAAGAGATCATCTTCATCTGTCAAGAGAACAATTAACAAGATTTTAGCAGagatttgaactttttttttttgagagcgAGCAAAgtttccacaaaaataaaacatttaataaagagaagaaaaagttctTTAACCCACTTGGAGGCTTAGCAGGACATCAGTGACATGTTTGCCCTGCCTCGCAGAGCACCTTACAAGCTACTGTAgttaattttactgttttggTTTGGCATTACTCAATCAGCACGTTAGTGGATTCTGTCAGGGCCTTCTTTGTTCATCGGAGGCCTTAATTTCTAGCGTTCTACTGCAACTGTCACTACACTGGTAAAGAGGCTCCTATACAGCGACTCTCAGAGCCAGTAATTATTTGCCAGGtcagacacttaaaaaaaaaaaggcaaaaaataaatcagatacCGGTTAAAGAAAGTGGGATGCACATTAGCAAAATTCTTTCTGCTCATTAGCACTTACAAACAGCACTGTTGCTGTGTTTGTTAGACTGAGGAGACATTTAATGACAGCAGTaagggggctgcagaggtgtcAAACAACTGAAGTTACTGAAGAAGCTCGTGTAACTGCTTCCATGCTTTGAATAAAGGTTGACCCAAACAGCAAGCAGTTAGAAGCTGCCAGCAGGTGTCCCTGCCACTGGCCTCCACATGCACGCTGCAGACCTGATGGAGCCCTCATGGACACTGGTCTAGATTCGTGTGCTCAGCCCCGTCCTGTTTTGCCGCGACTACATCAGCCTTGCATGCTTGGCACttcagaaacagctgaaaagaaCGCAGCAGGCCTGCAGTTCTCCCCTGGTTCAGTGGCTTTCCAGAGTCTACACAGAGCACCCATTGCTGAAGCAACCgtcataaattaaaaaagatacCAGGTGCTAAGCAGCCAGGTGCCGAAGATAACGAAGAGAAGCAATTCCTCTGAAATACCTCACTGTTCCTCCACAGCACAGGACGTGATACAGGTAGAGTCAGAAAACGGCTTTGTTAGGGATGGCGTAGGACTGTGGAATGGAACCCTTCTAGAACATACAGGGCTTCTAAGAACATTTTAAGATCACAAGCAAGCACACTTAACTACCACTCTCCCGAAAACTAAGTTCACTTAATTTACGTTTCTCCTTTCTAACTgtatttctcttgctttctacACAAACTAGTGAATGCCATGGCTTTTGGCACCTCTGTTTTGTCTTAGGCTTTCCTTTAAGGATGGAACCACCAGCAGCATTTTTTACCTGTATCAGATAAATCTCTTTTGTGGACTCTCTTCAGTGTTCCTAGGGGCTTGTACCTGGGTTCCGCATTTCTCCTGTACGATCTGCATAGCGGCTGCAATCTGAggtgaatgaagaaaaatcaacatttaGAACTTGGCAGCTATTTTCAGGcacaaaagtaaatattttgacaCTGCTTCATGCCTTTCACAGGCGCTGCGGCAAAAGCGTTAAAGCAAATGCAGCAATAGCTAGGGAAAATGTTAATACTTTGGTGAGCTTAGGCAGCTTAAAGGGAGAAAATCTGTCATTTCCAGGTATTTACCTTAAAACGTACATCATTTGGAAACTTATCTTTTAGCCCCTTGCTTAGAGAAGGAAAGATGACAGGGTTCAAAATCTGCCTGCAGGTTTATTCAGTTATTGTAAAGTGTCTCCTTTCCtattaaggaagaaaacaaaaaggagcaaagaaacaAGTCCTCATTTTGTTCAGACTGAGTGCCACCACGACTCCTGTACTCCATAAAAGCACTTGCTACGCTGCCAGCATCTTTAGGAGCACGGGAGTACAGGTCTGCGTGATACCGTACATTCGTGCCTGCACAAAGACTAGGAGTTCAAGTGCCCAAAGAAATTAATTCTCTTTATAAGAAACTTCCCAGAAACAGCACTGACAAGTAGAAATAGGTGAAGGATGACGTGAGGTGAATGCACGCAGGTGCCACCCAAATCCAACGATCAGAAAAGCCTCTCTACATAGCTCTCACTAGTGTGTGGAATGCAAACTCTTGGACTCTGCAGCACCTATTAGCGTTCAGGAAGAAGTTTGCAGGACTGAATGTGGCAGGGAGGAAATTGAATTATCGGAAGAGTAAAGTAGAAGTCATTGGCCTGCTCGAGAGGCTGGGATTCAGGAGAGTTGTCCTTAGAACAgggaccaggtgacctccttTCACCAGCTGCCACTTACAGTTCCATAACTTTGTCTTCTGTCCCACCCACCGGCAGCACGTTGGGGTACACATTCACCGGAGAGATGTAACGCAAGAAATCCTTAATCTAAATTGAAGAAGAGAAGCAGTTTAACTTGCACCAACAACAGTTTTGCATCATAAGCCAAACACTAAGCGTAACAAAACCCCGGGTCTGAAAGTTTCTTGAAAATTGCGTCCAAACGTGTGAGCATCTCACTCCAGCTGAGGTTCTACCAGTACTGATCACTGAACACAGCTACGTGATTGCAGATTGCACTCCCACCTACGCAGACCAGCACAACCCAACTATTTTCGCATGTCCAAGTCTGTTACTCACAACATACCACCCGGCACActctgccagcagagctgccatgCTTTATGTACTACTGAGCACCTCTATCCAGAGGTTATTCCGAACTCTAGGAAGATGGTCCTCTTCTACAAGACAGAGGAAATTCAAATAATTACTGTGATCTTCAAAACAGGACCTCCTTCCTAGAGCTCGGAATAATCTCCATTTTGTACACGCAAGGCTTTGTGACAGGTTGATCGGTGGCACGAATCCAGTTTCAGTTCAGCTTCTTACGAGAGAAGTACCTGAAAAACTGGATCGTCATATTAAATGAAGGCATGTGATTCGAGAGAGGATGCTGCCAGGACCGATTTCATGTTAGCCTTTAGCAAAGAAAGAGGAGTAACAGTGGCAGCTACGATGGGAGAAAATTTCTGCTTGAATGTGTGGACAGGGGAAAGAAGTCAAAGCTGCCCAAAACTGCGCCACAGCAGACAACCAACGTACTGAAAACCCCAAACGCCAAGCTTTAAGCACACCACAATTACAGAATAATCAAAACAGTTGTAGTGGTGACCTGTGCTtcaagcagagaaaacaaaaatgggcTTGTAATCCTGCCCTACCTTAACACGTTCTTCTGCAGTTATATTAAAACATTACTAGTTTGGGGATATCCCTGTCTCCAACATCCAGAACTTCCTATCTCCTTATGtagtgttttgtggttttttttgtttgttaattttgACAAGTCACATCATCCACTCCAGAATAATTAGTGTCTACTTAGTACTACAAGTATACAAACCTCACTGAATGAAGAGTGGAAAGAGAAACAAGCTCTGTAGGTACTCTCCCcagtcctaaaaaaaaaaaaaaaaaaaaaaaaaaaacaggaggcaTATAAATTAGGCAGCTGGTTTTCACGCTCAGTCATCAGGCAAGCATAACTTGCTCTTAAACAGCCCATTTTAAGGTTCAGTTTTACAAACCTCAGGCAGGACACACACCTGAAACAGGTTTTGGCACGGCCCAAACGCTCACCTCACAATTACACTGGTTTTCTTGATCCTTTCTCCAAACCACATAGTGGAGGGTTTGATGCTAATTATGCGCAAGGGAGTTCCGTTTTGGCAAGTCATTCCGCAGGGCAGCCTGTTCCCTCGAAAGCAGTCATCATCCTGCCAAACGCAACACAAAAATTAAGTGCAATCCtggctttttccccccccagaaATTAAGCAACGCGGTATCCGGCCAGACCATATTCTCATCTCACTTCCAGCTCCTTTGAACACTATCTCTTTGCTGTTGCCTCTTGCTTCCAGAGCTGAGGAAGCAAATCAGAGACCAGCGCCCCACTGTGCCACCTCCAGTTCTACCTGCACTCCTCCTAGGCCCAGCCTTCAGCTTCAGACATCCTGCAAAGGGAAGGCCAGCAATTACAAGCACCCAGCGCGTGGCTGCAGGGGGCATCACACGAGCTGGTTTTGATGTACCTGAAGGGATGATAACACCTGACTGATTTAACCCGCTGTTCATCTTACCTCATTTAACAATTTCTAAGTTTCAAATACAATTAAACCGTGTCTAGTATCAGATAATAGCTTTTCTAAAAACACGCCTTAACCCACCAGCTGGAGTTTTCATTCTCCTCTGCATTAAGCAACCAGTTggccccagcctgctggggaaCAACAGCACGAGAACAACTGCAACCAGTCGCTCGCAGAGAGGTTAGCGGAGGCTTTCCAAAATGATACACACCCGAGGATGTCGACAGGCATGAATCTGTGTGTGCCGGTCTGTAGTAACATGGTAGAGGATTTCTGGCATGTTTCTGAACATATCAAGCTTGTTCACGTGCACCTAAAAAAAGGCAGAGTTAACTCTTGGTTAGCTTAATGAATTTGCCAAACTGCAGCCAGAGCAACTGTACAGGTGTGGTTCTGCTCTCAAAAAAAGCTGGTAGGGTTTTAAAGAATTACTGGTATGGAAGCATTACCTTGATTCCAAGTTCCTCACTGAGGTTAATGAATAAATATTCGTAACCATAAGCAGCTTTGCAATTCAGCCACACAATGTGATAGCGACTCAGCGAGGTCCAGCTTCGCGCTAACTCTAAGATCCCATTTAGACACTCCTCCtgaaaagttcagaaaatattGCGATTCGTCTTTGAAGGCACTCCCAAAGCGCCGTGCTTTGATAGGCAAATGCCGAAAATGCCGTTTTGCATTTTCAGGATTTACCTAAAGAAGGGCTGGTTAAGTAATTAGTGGCTTTTGGACCTCTTCTCTCACGGCTTATTTAGACTTACCCTGCTTGGTATATGATAAAATTTGGGATCGCAAAACGTGGTGTCCAAATACACGCTCTGAATGTCCTTTACTCTAAAAGAGGAATGTGATATTGTGAGCAATGCATCACATAAGATGTATCGCTTCCTCTCTTCAAAAGGAGGCAATACAAGCTTGTCTTACTGCGGTATATTTAATACACAATATAaaaaatgatgggaaaaaaagatgacattCACAAATTGTCCGCGCCTGTatgattttttgttctttccaaaCCCCACGGATAGCCAAAGACTTTACAGAAGCTGAATGAAAATGTGGATTGTTTTTCTCATACCTGGTCCCTGAATGCAAAAGCTCCATTCTGGCTGCTTCTCCTTTCGCAAGCCTGAAATCCCCCGTGTACAGCACGGTGCCATTTTCACCTTGAAACAAAAACCTGCAAACAGAAACACTCCAGTCAAACTCAACAATATAAAGCATTAACTGCCAGCTGCCAGTTTCTTTTGCTTAGAGAAGTCTGTGTGACTAAAACATGACATAATAGAAACACTGGGCTCAATTTTGTCCTAGACTAATTTCAAATAAACCCAGTGATTCAGACTCAACACATCTGGGACATGCCCTGTGCATGGGCTGGTCAGAGCCCACAAAGGACAAAAGCCTTACAGATTCTGTAAGGGAAGCCCAGCTGTCTCCTGCACCCAAAGGAGTTTTTAGGCATCTGTACCAGGAAGTTGGGCAACTTGTTTTTAGCATCTAGTAAGCAcgggatttatttttaaccacagTTTTGTGCACCATTTTTAAGTGCAGTTGCAGTCCAGAAAGTTATTATTCAAGGCGCAGGAAAAAGTACCCTGTGGTAACAAGTAACTTCTGCACGGACAAAAAAGCCCTGTACGATCTGGGTTCTAACGCTGAAGGTGGTGGACCCTGCGACTACAGAGCTATAATCAAGTAAGAATTTTAAATTCAGGAGCTCTTTCCAgttaggaaaggaagaaaaataaagagacaC comes from Anser cygnoides isolate HZ-2024a breed goose chromosome 1, Taihu_goose_T2T_genome, whole genome shotgun sequence and encodes:
- the DCLRE1C gene encoding protein artemis isoform X3, whose product is MFLFQGENGTVLYTGDFRLAKGEAARMELLHSGTRVKDIQSVYLDTTFCDPKFYHIPSREECLNGILELARSWTSLSRYHIVWLNCKAAYGYEYLFINLSEELGIKVHVNKLDMFRNMPEILYHVTTDRHTQIHACRHPRDDDCFRGNRLPCGMTCQNGTPLRIISIKPSTMWFGERIKKTSVIVRTGESTYRACFSFHSSFSEIKDFLRYISPVNVYPNVLPVGGTEDKVMELLQPLCRSYRRNAEPRYKPLGTLKRVHKRDLSDTDEDDLFDTELSSARPKISKQQREESRPSKTTQPENAEGNTNESTDSYKAPLTYTSVQVDFMDCEESNDDDDDDDEEDDKEDSEKSTAQVLPQESDATSTANSNGVPGDQQEPKADVPCWDAFFKCDRLDESSENEDNFLSSAGAGGSQSLFSDSDGVSDSTHISSQNSSQSTHISEQGSQGWDSQMDTVLITSQERNAADFSCFSRAGGRTVPVPHEAAKESQADNSSWKAPGQNSSCASDVICDLKSKDSEREAEAGTAHVQEVLVETRDTSRAPDLELKRDSQSSSDFEIPLTPDAELPQPDKLYCLYKKLAAGESIVRKLS
- the DCLRE1C gene encoding protein artemis isoform X2, with amino-acid sequence MTAQELQVALEVETPTQISLVDETSGEKEDIEVTLLPAGHCPGSVMFLFQGENGTVLYTGDFRLAKGEAARMELLHSGTRVKDIQSVYLDTTFCDPKFYHIPSREECLNGILELARSWTSLSRYHIVWLNCKAAYGYEYLFINLSEELGIKVHVNKLDMFRNMPEILYHVTTDRHTQIHACRHPRDDDCFRGNRLPCGMTCQNGTPLRIISIKPSTMWFGERIKKTSVIVRTGESTYRACFSFHSSFSEIKDFLRYISPVNVYPNVLPVGGTEDKVMELLQPLCRSYRRNAEPRYKPLGTLKRVHKRDLSDTDEDDLFDTELSSARPKISKQQREESRPSKTTQPENAEGNTNESTDSYKAPLTYTSVQVDFMDCEESNDDDDDDDEEDDKEDSEKSTAQVLPQESDATSTANSNGVPGDQQEPKADVPCWDAFFKCDRLDESSENEDNFLSSAGAGGSQSLFSDSDGVSDSTHISSQNSSQSTHISEQGSQGWDSQMDTVLITSQERNAADFSCFSRAGGRTVPVPHEAAKESQADNSSWKAPGQNSSCASDVICDLKSKDSEREAEAGTAHVQEVLVETRDTSRAPDLELKRDSQSSSDFEIPLTPDAELPQPDKLYCLYKKLAAGESIVRKLS
- the DCLRE1C gene encoding protein artemis isoform X1, whose amino-acid sequence is MSRFGGRLREYPALSIDRFDRDNLRARAYFLSHCHKDHMKGLRASALRRRLESSLNVKLYCSPVTKELLLTNWKYKFWENHIVALEVETPTQISLVDETSGEKEDIEVTLLPAGHCPGSVMFLFQGENGTVLYTGDFRLAKGEAARMELLHSGTRVKDIQSVYLDTTFCDPKFYHIPSREECLNGILELARSWTSLSRYHIVWLNCKAAYGYEYLFINLSEELGIKVHVNKLDMFRNMPEILYHVTTDRHTQIHACRHPRDDDCFRGNRLPCGMTCQNGTPLRIISIKPSTMWFGERIKKTSVIVRTGESTYRACFSFHSSFSEIKDFLRYISPVNVYPNVLPVGGTEDKVMELLQPLCRSYRRNAEPRYKPLGTLKRVHKRDLSDTDEDDLFDTELSSARPKISKQQREESRPSKTTQPENAEGNTNESTDSYKAPLTYTSVQVDFMDCEESNDDDDDDDEEDDKEDSEKSTAQVLPQESDATSTANSNGVPGDQQEPKADVPCWDAFFKCDRLDESSENEDNFLSSAGAGGSQSLFSDSDGVSDSTHISSQNSSQSTHISEQGSQGWDSQMDTVLITSQERNAADFSCFSRAGGRTVPVPHEAAKESQADNSSWKAPGQNSSCASDVICDLKSKDSEREAEAGTAHVQEVLVETRDTSRAPDLELKRDSQSSSDFEIPLTPDAELPQPDKLYCLYKKLAAGESIVRKLS